TGAGAAAGAGTAATCAGAAGAACAAAtaaggagaaattgtgatgaatgatttaatttatttgaaatagtttcaAGAGTATTTTTGTCAAGTCATGGTAAAATatgactaaaaatagttatatttattttaatggttatttttgaaatacccTTATTAAGAAGGATTATTCCTcacaatttcttcttttatatataagatTAAGGCATACAAAACAAAACCTTTCCtgcaaatgaataaattagcAAGATTATGCCTCCAGCACATGACAACAAATTTATATCTTAATTACAGCAAGTGGTCCAGGCCTGATTCATATAGTATAAGAGAACAGTAGTCAAAGGCATGTTGAGAAAATATATTGAAGCAAAAATATGTTCCACTTGCTTGCTACAGCTAGACAATGGCAGCTTAAGCCAACATAGCAGCAGCAACACCGTGGGCGTCAGAAGCCGCCTTCTCTAACTCTTTCTGCTCTTCTTCATCCATTGTATCACACATTGTGGCACCCCTTGTCTCTGGCAAACCAAGCACAGGCAGTGCACAAAACCCTATCGCCAACCCAAATACCCCGTATGATAGGAACCCATTTTTCCTCCCTGCAGCAACCAGCACTGGGCTGAACACTCCCCCAAATACAAGCGCCTGCCTCACTATTGAGATTGCCGAGTTCCTCACGCATGTGGGAAACAGCTCTAATGTGTATATCAGTTCCACGTTGAACGCCGTGCACGCGCTGAAGAAGGACACCAGTTCTAGCCCAATCTGTAAACCTGGCCACACTTGCCCAATCACCACACACAATACGCTGCATATCCCACTTAAGACTGTGAAACCCAACAATGAGCCTCTCCGGTTTAATTTTCCCATGAGGAAGAATGTAATCAATGATGATGGGAGCTCGGATAAGGCATTGAACGTGACACTCAGGTAGATATTGAATGATAGATTTCCAAGGCCTAATGGCATGCCATAGTACACAATCCCAATACCAAAACCTGCTATCATAACCGCCGCTAACCTTCGAAAAGCCCATCTCTTGTTCAATAGTATCTTGACTGTGGAGTAAAGATCAACATTCCATGATTCTGGCTCGATTGGGACATTGGAGAAACTCATTGTTAAGATACTCTGGTTAGCCTGCGCCATGCTTTTAAGTGTTGAAACTGCTTCCTCTTTGCGTCCGCGGACAAAAAGCCACCTAGGAGACTCATGAACTAAGAAACGAACTAGTATACAATAGAAGATGGTCGGCACCGAAATCCATAGATAAAGAGTTCTCCATGAAGAACCTCTATTTATATATGCTATTATTGGCAATGATAAAAAGCCTAAGGTGAAACAAAAGAAACCAATAACACCAACCTGGCCTCGCCACCGTTTTCCCACTAGCTCTGTTGATAACACAAGAGCACAAGTCCCAATCGTTGCTCGGCCAAACCCGTTGATTAacctcaaggctgaatacatccatatatttgatgagaaaaCAGTCAAGAGGGAAGATAAAGACATCATTAGGCATGAGAGAAGGAGCATATTTTTGCGGCCAAGAGTTGAGTCAGCGAGCGTGGCTAGCGCAAGTCCACCTGCTAGGCACCCCATGAAGAAAGAGGAGGCAGGTAGCCCTGTGATGAAAGAAGTAGAACATTCAAGGCCCCATTCAGATATGATTGATGTGTGTGCAGGCCAATCCCAAGACCATGAATTCTTGGAGAGTTGGCAAATGTTGGAGAGTGAGTTACAAGCCGATGATTGGTGTTCCACTTGAGTGCAGTGCCACGATGGTTCGGCATCAGTAAATACACTAATGAAAGTTTGCTGTGCATCGAAGACCCAAGCAAATGATACAAGGGCGGCTTGCAAGAATTGAGACCACCCGAAGTCTCCGATGCACCGTTCAATCGTCTCGTCAAGGGATCGAGGCTGCCTCAATTCTACCGATTGATCATGGTGAGAAAGAAGCGGTGCCGAATCTGCCATATAAACTATGTGAAAGTTTAATGAAAAAAGCAAGTGAATGTATTGCTTTGGTAAGAGTATGTCCCTTTCTCTGTTTACCCGGCTATATATACAGCAGAAGGACAAGGGCACAAGGGGTGGGGATAAACTTTTATTGGGCGCAGTGTCAATTACTACTAGATtacacatcatcatcacaaaGGTGACAGGTGAGTTTCATCTAGTAAACAGTTGTAAGAATTTTGTTTTGGAGTCAGCAGTAATGTACCTGgcatgtatatataatatgctCTGGAATGCAAATCTATTATTGGTAACTTAACAATCTTAGTGACAATACAGGAGGaagttgttttaatttgtgTAACTCTAAATCAGATGTATAAATTACTAcattttgtaaatatatatatatatatatatgttaagGCAATGCTCtttactaaaaatatttgCACCTTCAGTTCATGTACGGTACCATAAAGTATTTGGAGAATAAGAGCCTTTCCCAATTGTTTTGTAGTGAAAATCAGATGTGTGGAAACGGTCTGTATGGTTTTCTAGAATAATGTATACTTTATGCAATGTGCTGTAAATTACCAAATTTATCTCCTGATGCCCCTTATCCAATGATCATATAGTCATCGTTTAGGAAATACAGCATTCTAGGAgaataattagtttttttatttggtaatagctaaaataattaatgaatccCAATCACATTgatattttttctcttcatttttggtAAATTGGGTGAAAATGGTTATTACATTGGGTAAAGTATACATCTGCCACTCATTAACATAATTATAAAGTTCTACATTTCTCAGTTGCCGACCGTTAAGACTCCCACGAGACacctaatttttttataaaaaaaaaaatgtaacttttgaaaatttttggataaaaaaatttctctaattctttttttccGCAAAAATCTTGATAACTTACtcccaaaacaaaaatgaaattgatcttcttctttttggttGGACAAGAGCATGGAGAAATTCAATGATAATCTTGGagcttgatttcttgaaagTTTATTGAGATTTCAAttgtttattttcaaaacttgattttaaattcaaaagtCAGCTTTCAATTATATCATTGAAGCAAAAATCTAATTTAACGAAGACAAATTCTTAGTGAAAAGGCTataattatatgttataatataaaggtataattttcaaaataagtttttaaattatttaagaaaatttaaataaacttttttttattacattcaatcaagttttatattttaattttcaatcaaataagCTTTTATTACTAATCTTTGATTAATTGtatttagtcaaaatgtcatttgtGCATCCAAACATTTAACTCATTGGTTAGTGCATGATCCCCTACCTAAAGAGAAAGGTTCGAATCCTTCCTCTcccaattatataaaaaaaatgtcatttgtCAAGTGAATCAATTACTTTAAGAattgagaagaaagaaaggcacaaaaatttcattgaGGTTCGGTCTCATTGCCTATGTCCTTTCGTTTACCCTTGCTGAGGAGTATAGAATCGACTGTAAGAAATGCTTTTCGATGTTCAAGTACAACCTTTATAACAATCTTTTCAAGAGTAAGATTTAACTCTCTCTACTTTTTCAatggttaaggtataaccaaCAATTCTACCCTTCAGTAGTTAAGGTATAACCTTTTAAGTATGTACAATTAGTGAGAAGTAATGAACTAAAGTGCCCTTTAAAGGCTGATAAGCTAAGTATGTTCTAAGACTTTAGAAGGTAGGTATATGAGAAACTAAAGCTCAATGAATGCCTAggagaaaacttaaaaattagaaCGAGAGAGAATTAAATAATCTTGTGATTTTGAGGTTGCCCTCCTATTAAGAaatgattttctctttttgcctTCGTAAATGAGGTCGAGGCTTCAATTTAAAGCTTGGAAGACATTTGGAGCTGTTAGCTTACATTTAAAGCACAAACTAGTCGTTATAGTTGTCCCTTCACGTCTGTTAAGTTagaagtatcaatactttcaCCAAGGTCTCTATACTTTTCTTCTGAGCTTATGCAGGTATCGAGACTTCCCTTGTAGGTCTCTATACTTTTCTGGGCGGCAATGCTTCTTGTTTGAATGAGGTATTGAGACTTCCTTCGCAAGTCTCGATACTTATAAAACAGAATGCTTCCATTTCTAAAGTCTTAGTACTTTTGCCCctgtttctttatttttgctCTCAGGTTGAGAAGTCTCGATACATATAAGGATGTCTCAATACATATGAAGAATGTCTCAAAACTTTTCAACCGGACACTTCTAAATTTGCTCTCAAGTTGGCCAAGTCTCATCAATACTTCAAAAGAAGTCTCAATACTTGTCACCTGAGCTCTTATTAATTAACTCTCGGGTTGGCCAAGTTGCCATACTTACACAAAATGTCTCGATACTTTTGACTCCATTTCAAGGCACTTttgagtttttcttttatcaaacaGTTTGCCATTCTTCATGTAAATGTTCTAGAGGATTTTTGCAGGTTTTTAAGTTataaatcacaattttttatcatttcaaaaGATCAATTGCAAAAGCTAAAGGGTAGCAAGACAGGTCTCGTGATGATTGCATTACTCTGAGGAAATTATCTCAAATATTTAAGGAATTTAAAGGAAACaaattaagttgtttttataagaATTCACAAGATTTTCTCTTTAACCTTATTTCCCAAGATAGAGCCACCCCAGACCTTAATGATTTAGTTCTCAAATATCATTTCTACATGTCTTCTGTATTCTCAAAAtatgtttgataaaattagaTTTCATAAGCTTTCCAATTAGGGTGAGAAAAAGTCAATTAAAACTAACTAAATCGAATTAATCGATAAATTAGATTAATtctattaatttgattaaatcaattaGAGAGTTTAGGTAAGTCTTTTGAGTCAGGTTGGTttggttaaaaaattttgaagaccATTAACCCATTTAATCAACTTtgtatttaatatattttagaaGGTATTCTTGCATGTATGCACTCACACTGTTTTTTCatacttatatataaataaagggtTCATATTTCATCATCAAGAcatcaaacaacaaaaaataaaagtacatgTAATATTTAACATAATCGCATtagtatattatttttttattaatttcaaattttattttttttattttttttgtatataaacatataatcCAGGTCAATATTCAAATTCTCATtgcaacaaaaaaatcaatttatataatatatctttatttagACATTAATATCATTAATATAATCATACAAAACAcctatataaaattaaacacaATGAAAactatatcaaaatttctttcttcacaAAGTGTGTGACAATCAATTTCAActcaattatttattcaaaattttataaaatgtaaaagtgtttttttataaatttatttgtttaatttgaataaatcacatacaaaaattatcctaataatttgattaatataatttccatcaccaaaaaaattaaaataaggttaaaacttaaaatttgtaatatatatatataataaccCCTCTCCTTTGAAGCTTAAAAATTATAGTAAGTCTTATTGTCCCATAACTAATAACTACAAGGCTATAAGCCTTATCTAATCATCTAATTATCTAACTAAATATGAAGTAtccaattatccaattatctAATTTCCAtcaccaaaaaattaaaataggttaaaaattaaaataaatcccttcaaacttaaaatttgtaatataaatataaatatataataaccTCACCCTctttaaatcttaaaaattaaaataagttctAATATCCTATAACTATAAGGCTATAAGCCTTATTCAATTATCTAAGTATGAACTATGAAGTATCCAATCATCTAAGTGCACccgaatatttgatttattggtTGGTGTATAATCCTCTTGCTTAAAGAGTAGAGTTCGAATTCTCTTtcccccaattataaaaaaaaaaaatcatctaaGTGTCAAATTATCTACTTTCCATcaccaaataattaaaacaagtTCCTTAAACCTAAAAAGttgtaatataattataaatatataataaccACTCCCACtttaaagcttaaaaattaaaaattaatgactTAAAGTAACTTaatataataacatttaatatagtaactttttttttgaaatgtattTAATATAGTAACTTAATAAGTTAAGAATCAACTTGACAAGatactttcaaaaaaaaaaaagaattaacttgataagataatatattaacttaatatattaaataaggTACTATTAACcataaaacatatataatgccaataatttttcaaaatagtctattaaataaattttaaaaaagataaaagttaaaaaaattcatttaaattagttaaaacTCATTTAATTGACTTAAGTTAGTGAACGGTTAAGTTgattaggaaaaaaaatttggttGGTTCAGTTAAAATTCTATGAATTACCAAAAAGGTAATATACTCAAATTGTTAAAGGCTCAAACTTAAACATTTACCCcaattacattaattaataagtcCTAACGAAGTGTCACTTAAATCTgccattttgaaaaaagaaaaaaaaggaaacagtTTCACTTAAATATTACATTTTCTACATTCTATATTTAATTAGGTACCGTGGgcattttgaattaaaaaataaatagatattGAAAAGGTCTACTGGTTATACTTAATTAGTCCCGTATTTATTGTCTTCACTTGACTTTCACAAATCCAAGAAAagagttttaattttgatatatttcatgttaatatatttttaaaaagattttgagtTACATGGTTTTTAATAccaaagtgaaaaaaaaaagaaagtaaaagtACTATACgttcaaaaattgaaaataaacatATCCTTGGAATAtcggaaagaaaaagaaaatgaaattgagaaaGTAAATAACACAATAATCAAATGAGTAATTTGGATCTAAAATACTCTATATAGTTATTAAAATCATATCAAAATCATATCTGACCACTAGTCGGGTCAATTGAATCGGTGACTCAATCATAAAATTGGTGTAATTCGATCATGTCGGACCAGATAAGCGAATAAGCCAACTAAACTTGGTCGAACTCAcgaaatttttgaggtttttgCATTAACTCAGTATTAACCTAATTAGACTCgcgttaaaaattttatattaaattaaagcCTAAATGTCATTAATAAGATTAGAACATTAATctcaagaaagaaataaacCTTTATAACCACGAAGTCAAGCATTAATTATGTTTgtgtatatttttaaaatatttattctttaaatatataaatatgttttaaataaaaaattaaagaatatatGGTAGAAACCGTTGACTATTCCATAACCtgataactatatatatttaaagcAAGTTAATTAGGAAATAACAAGTTGCATATATAAACGTACGTCCAACTGGTTTCATATAAAGATATAGATGAGTGAGTAATGAGTTGGTATAATATTGACAAACTGATGCCATAATCACAATAAGACAAGAGATAAACAACTTGATGATGTTCCATCCCACCAAAAACTGGTTGCCATCAATATTTGGCGGCACACAATGTATCTTCAAGTATTAGAACCGATcttgaattgtttttttttatataattgggGGAAGAGGATTCGAACCTTATTCTTTAAATAGAGGATAATGTACCAACCAATAAGCCAAATGCTCGGGTGCCGATCTTGAATTGTTTAtatctatattatataaaattttttacattaaaaaacagaacatttattttcttatttaattttttaattttttctaacCATTCAACATGCAATTTCTAAACCTAGTCAAAGGTAATGAATCCAATCACATGGCGGATTCCTTTGCAAATTAATCAGAGTGCAGGCACTTGGCACAGACAATGATCTCATTGCTTCGCTGTAGATGGCTAATTAAAtgttctcaattttttttcctaaagtATTTATCGCCATGTTGCTTGTTTTTCTTACAATTTCTCAATGGAAGGCAATATTTTATGGCCTTTCAAAGTACAATTAtaatggaaaaacaaaattttctcaGATTTGAGGAAATTTCAACAAAGAACTTGgaagttatatatatatatatatatatatatatgggattattattattattattatatatattaattgaaCCCTTTGATCCCTTACTTTTATTCTAATATAGAGTCCAGACAGAGAATCGTAGGACTGATAACgtgaacaaacaaaaaaatacaacAATGATAAGAATATCAGAATCTTGGTTGTGAAAACCAGCAGCGAAGTGATTTGAACTTTGCTTctgatataataaaataaaatcagaTTTGAAAAGGTGAGTCAGCTCAGCCGacaatatgaataaaaaaggTTATCCCAATGACTATAGCATATGATTTACTGTATGTATGTCATGTCTTATTAAATTATGACAAGTAGATGCTAACAGTAGCTGCAGCATTCTTCTTCATGTATGCCAGCACACCAACATACTGAGATATATGCTCCCATAATTTCCTGGCATTTTCCTTTCACTTTATAGTGAAACAGAAATAAAACGAAAGAAACTCACACAATTAAAGTTGCCCTCACAA
This DNA window, taken from Theobroma cacao cultivar B97-61/B2 unplaced genomic scaffold, Criollo_cocoa_genome_V2, whole genome shotgun sequence, encodes the following:
- the LOC18594998 gene encoding organic cation/carnitine transporter 3; the encoded protein is MADSAPLLSHHDQSVELRQPRSLDETIERCIGDFGWSQFLQAALVSFAWVFDAQQTFISVFTDAEPSWHCTQVEHQSSACNSLSNICQLSKNSWSWDWPAHTSIISEWGLECSTSFITGLPASSFFMGCLAGGLALATLADSTLGRKNMLLLSCLMMSLSSLLTVFSSNIWMYSALRLINGFGRATIGTCALVLSTELVGKRWRGQVGVIGFFCFTLGFLSLPIIAYINRGSSWRTLYLWISVPTIFYCILVRFLVHESPRWLFVRGRKEEAVSTLKSMAQANQSILTMSFSNVPIEPESWNVDLYSTVKILLNKRWAFRRLAAVMIAGFGIGIVYYGMPLGLGNLSFNIYLSVTFNALSELPSSLITFFLMGKLNRRGSLLGFTVLSGICSVLCVVIGQVWPGLQIGLELVSFFSACTAFNVELIYTLELFPTCVRNSAISIVRQALVFGGVFSPVLVAAGRKNGFLSYGVFGLAIGFCALPVLGLPETRGATMCDTMDEEEQKELEKAASDAHGVAAAMLA